One Methylomonas sp. LL1 DNA window includes the following coding sequences:
- a CDS encoding ion transporter: MQRKSVTDQSHRMSPWREKLNEVIFGSETKAGRNFDLALIALIFLSALVVMLDSVEDFHNRHAQWLNILEWSFTLLFSLEYLLRLVSVRQPWLYVRGFYGIVDLLAILPSYIGLLFPGAQYTMVVRILRLLRIFRILKLSVYLNEANLLMTALANSRRKIMVFLFTVLMLVVICGALMYVIEGKEAGFTSIPRSMYWAIVTLTTVGYGDIAPITPLGQIAASLIMIMGYGIIAVPTGIYGAELIKTVKQPVIRNDACPDCGSIGHDADADFCKYCGHPLEDG; encoded by the coding sequence ATGCAAAGAAAATCCGTTACCGATCAAAGTCATCGAATGTCTCCCTGGCGGGAAAAGCTGAATGAAGTGATATTCGGCTCGGAAACCAAGGCCGGACGCAATTTCGACCTGGCGCTGATCGCCCTGATTTTCCTAAGCGCATTAGTGGTCATGCTGGATAGTGTCGAGGATTTTCATAACCGCCACGCACAATGGCTGAATATCCTGGAGTGGTCGTTTACGCTGTTGTTCAGCCTGGAATATTTGCTGCGCCTGGTCTCCGTGCGCCAGCCCTGGTTATATGTCCGCGGCTTTTACGGCATCGTCGATTTATTGGCTATCCTGCCCAGTTACATCGGTCTGCTGTTTCCTGGCGCGCAATACACCATGGTCGTGCGCATCTTGCGTCTTTTACGCATATTCCGCATCCTGAAGCTGTCGGTTTATTTGAACGAAGCCAACCTATTGATGACGGCGCTGGCCAATTCGCGCCGGAAAATCATGGTGTTTCTGTTCACCGTGCTGATGCTGGTCGTCATTTGCGGCGCCTTGATGTACGTCATCGAAGGCAAGGAAGCCGGCTTTACCTCGATACCGCGCAGCATGTACTGGGCCATCGTGACCTTGACCACGGTCGGTTACGGCGATATTGCCCCGATCACGCCATTGGGACAAATTGCCGCGTCCCTGATCATGATCATGGGTTACGGCATCATTGCGGTGCCGACCGGCATCTATGGGGCCGAGTTGATTAAAACCGTCAAACAACCGGTCATCAGAAACGATGCCTGTCCGGACTGCGGATCGATAGGCCACGATGCCGATGCGGACTTTTGTAAATATTGCGGCCATCCTCTCGAGGATGGCTAA
- a CDS encoding DUF6494 family protein codes for MIKVPGAGQEYSGDRHHDRSLPCLFWPGEQSVASRLSRQPEDIDMNEDTFNMEIRKYLKTVGITSQREIEHAVFKAIEVGQLTGSETLNIKMTLEVPGIGICHCIDGKIALE; via the coding sequence ATGATCAAAGTACCGGGAGCCGGCCAGGAATATTCTGGTGACCGGCACCATGATCGCTCCCTCCCCTGTCTCTTCTGGCCAGGGGAACAATCCGTCGCCTCGCGACTTTCACGGCAACCCGAGGACATCGATATGAACGAAGACACTTTCAATATGGAAATCAGGAAATATCTGAAAACAGTGGGCATCACCTCGCAACGCGAAATCGAACATGCTGTTTTCAAAGCGATTGAAGTTGGCCAATTAACCGGTTCGGAAACCCTCAATATCAAAATGACGCTCGAAGTTCCGGGAATCGGCATTTGCCACTGTATAGACGGAAAAATAGCTCTCGAATAA
- a CDS encoding Spy/CpxP family protein refolding chaperone: protein MRKLILIFTLLPGLAMANPPMHDQPPHGEFGKPPMHHLVGDGDQLPPLLYNIGLSEDQQREIKNLFKAQQGAISDKFDKERAIKEQLHRLSFSDDYSEDKAKTLIEQSLEIHKDIALQKNRLDNAIFKLLNAEQRDKLKAGMDKIGH from the coding sequence ATGCGTAAATTAATCTTGATATTCACCCTGTTGCCCGGCTTGGCAATGGCTAATCCGCCCATGCATGACCAGCCGCCACACGGCGAATTCGGAAAGCCGCCCATGCATCATTTGGTGGGCGACGGCGATCAGTTGCCGCCGCTTTTGTATAACATCGGTTTGAGCGAGGACCAACAACGGGAAATCAAAAATCTGTTCAAGGCCCAACAGGGCGCGATAAGCGACAAGTTTGATAAGGAGCGGGCTATCAAAGAGCAATTGCATCGGTTAAGCTTTTCCGACGACTATAGCGAAGACAAAGCCAAGACCCTGATCGAACAATCGCTTGAAATCCATAAAGACATCGCCTTGCAAAAAAATCGGCTGGATAACGCTATTTTCAAGCTGTTAAACGCCGAACAACGGGATAAGCTAAAAGCCGGGATGGATAAAATAGGCCACTAA
- a CDS encoding EF-hand domain-containing protein, whose protein sequence is MSINSIGSSNSAAMHGMQSMQRPDPAKMADDLFSKLDSKNQGYLEKADLETALNKIGNSGGGASSADEMFAKLDSDGDGKVTKQDMSATFEQIASELDGPFPRMRLNGQGDMPPPPPQDGEKADEGFTQEQLTAMAEDNDSTSSKKTDLFSQLANNFDAADSNGDGKVTHDEAMAFEQANSSNSGSQDGDTSNSRSANASDMQFMKKMMELMHAYGGSTNQTTSFSTSA, encoded by the coding sequence ATGAGCATCAATAGCATAGGGAGTAGTAACTCCGCAGCCATGCATGGCATGCAGTCCATGCAACGGCCCGACCCGGCAAAAATGGCCGACGACCTGTTTTCGAAACTGGATAGCAAAAACCAAGGCTATCTGGAGAAAGCCGACCTGGAAACCGCGCTGAACAAAATCGGCAACTCCGGCGGTGGCGCCAGTTCGGCCGACGAGATGTTTGCCAAGTTGGATAGCGACGGCGATGGCAAAGTCACCAAACAGGACATGTCGGCCACATTCGAGCAAATCGCCTCCGAACTGGATGGTCCATTTCCGCGGATGAGGCTGAACGGCCAAGGAGATATGCCGCCTCCACCACCTCAAGACGGCGAAAAAGCGGATGAGGGTTTTACCCAGGAACAATTGACCGCCATGGCTGAAGATAATGACTCGACCTCTAGCAAAAAAACCGATCTATTCAGTCAATTGGCAAACAACTTCGATGCGGCCGATAGCAATGGTGATGGTAAAGTCACCCACGATGAAGCCATGGCATTCGAACAAGCCAACTCGTCGAACTCCGGCAGCCAAGACGGCGATACTTCCAATAGCCGGTCGGCTAATGCCAGCGACATGCAATTTATGAAAAAGATGATGGAGCTGATGCATGCCTACGGCGGCAGCACCAACCAAACCACGAGTTTTTCGACTTCGGCATAA
- a CDS encoding MBL fold metallo-hydrolase — protein MTSQNFSENMLQWVCLQCGYNMIGEMPDVCPFCGASHDRFMAWDAAEKTYCVTSHAVNDTVSQLLSVPKLGLEHAAYRVETETGAVWIDSPSAFNRDLAPVAAIFFTHHHFLGASNQYRRLWDAEVWLHELDAKHRLVAAFDIDRRFSDDFTAHGLEAYHVDGHTPGFTFYIYQDVLFICDYVFLAEAGMHFNPYGPEQTTRQQARRIYQIVSTKSLKTVCGYNYIASFADWLPQFERLVHGH, from the coding sequence ATGACTAGCCAAAACTTCTCCGAGAACATGCTGCAATGGGTTTGTCTGCAATGCGGCTATAACATGATCGGCGAAATGCCGGATGTTTGCCCGTTTTGCGGCGCCAGCCACGATAGATTCATGGCTTGGGACGCAGCCGAAAAAACCTATTGCGTCACATCCCACGCGGTAAACGATACGGTCAGCCAATTGCTTTCGGTGCCGAAACTGGGACTGGAGCATGCGGCGTATCGGGTCGAAACCGAGACGGGTGCAGTCTGGATCGATTCGCCGTCGGCTTTCAACCGCGATTTGGCGCCGGTAGCGGCCATTTTCTTCACCCATCACCATTTTCTGGGCGCATCCAATCAATATCGGCGCCTTTGGGATGCGGAAGTCTGGTTACACGAACTGGATGCCAAGCATCGGTTGGTGGCGGCGTTCGATATAGACCGGCGCTTTAGCGACGACTTCACCGCCCATGGTCTGGAGGCTTACCATGTCGACGGCCACACGCCGGGTTTTACCTTTTACATTTACCAAGATGTACTGTTCATCTGCGACTATGTATTTCTGGCCGAAGCCGGCATGCATTTCAATCCCTACGGGCCGGAGCAGACAACCCGACAACAGGCGCGGCGGATTTATCAGATCGTTAGCACTAAATCCTTGAAAACGGTCTGCGGCTACAACTACATCGCCTCTTTTGCCGACTGGCTGCCTCAATTCGAACGGCTAGTGCATGGCCATTGA
- a CDS encoding ATP-binding protein, whose amino-acid sequence MGRLFWKFFFAFWLALLTAGIGVGTAIHTLDDQQRVETRIDRHAGMFVTAAANVLQYGGLAALRDFIGATHDKPLPPVYAVDDEDRDILQRTLEPEVLSHARALYLQQADTDAVRLISATDGHRYLLFVAAPEHGFGGLAPPALDDGRDGPPPHQQRHGPPKPPSPLLPIVAGLLASLLFSALLAWYFAKPIRGLRNAFAAVSQGNLSTRVAQAMGKRHDELADLGRDFDHMAAQLDSLISAQQRLLHDVSHELRSPLARMQAAIGIAQQQPDKIAETLWRIERESQRISDLVGELLVLSRLEAGVDKSETADIDLSGLLLDIVEDARFEAEQRQIKIHYRGLEDVMVKGRGELLHRAVENVLRNAVQHCHHGGEVKVAAMFDATGRQLQMSVDDQGPGVNEADLTAIFQPFFRSGQPNRPNSVGLGLTIAHRALAALGGTIQASNRPEGGLRIKIMVPFPATT is encoded by the coding sequence GTGGGCCGCCTGTTCTGGAAATTCTTTTTCGCATTCTGGCTTGCCTTGCTGACCGCCGGTATCGGCGTCGGCACGGCTATTCACACACTCGATGACCAGCAACGCGTGGAAACTCGGATTGACCGCCATGCCGGCATGTTCGTCACCGCTGCCGCGAATGTTTTGCAATATGGCGGCTTGGCGGCCTTGCGCGACTTTATCGGCGCCACGCACGACAAGCCGTTGCCGCCGGTCTACGCCGTCGACGATGAAGACCGGGACATTCTGCAACGCACGCTAGAGCCGGAAGTATTAAGCCACGCCCGCGCCTTGTATCTGCAACAAGCCGATACCGACGCGGTGCGCCTGATTTCGGCGACGGACGGCCATCGCTATCTATTATTCGTGGCGGCGCCGGAACATGGATTCGGCGGACTTGCGCCGCCGGCACTGGATGACGGCCGGGATGGTCCGCCGCCCCATCAACAACGGCACGGCCCGCCGAAACCGCCGTCGCCGTTACTGCCCATCGTAGCCGGATTATTGGCCAGCCTGTTATTCAGCGCCCTATTGGCTTGGTATTTCGCCAAGCCTATCCGCGGTTTACGCAACGCCTTTGCCGCCGTTTCCCAAGGCAATCTGTCAACGCGAGTCGCGCAAGCCATGGGTAAACGCCATGACGAACTGGCCGACCTCGGACGCGATTTCGACCATATGGCGGCGCAACTCGACAGCCTGATCAGTGCCCAACAACGCCTGCTGCATGACGTGTCGCACGAACTGCGCTCGCCGCTGGCCAGAATGCAGGCGGCTATCGGTATCGCGCAACAACAGCCGGATAAAATAGCGGAGACTTTGTGGCGCATCGAACGCGAGTCCCAGCGCATCAGCGATCTGGTCGGTGAATTGTTGGTGCTTTCGCGGCTGGAAGCCGGCGTCGATAAAAGCGAAACCGCCGACATAGACCTAAGCGGTTTATTGCTGGACATCGTCGAGGATGCCCGGTTCGAAGCCGAACAACGCCAAATTAAAATCCATTACCGGGGCTTGGAGGACGTCATGGTCAAGGGACGCGGCGAACTCCTGCATCGCGCCGTCGAAAACGTGCTGCGCAATGCGGTGCAGCATTGTCATCATGGCGGCGAAGTCAAGGTTGCGGCGATGTTCGACGCCACCGGCCGGCAACTACAAATGAGTGTGGACGACCAAGGGCCCGGCGTGAACGAAGCGGATTTGACCGCGATTTTTCAGCCGTTTTTTCGTAGCGGCCAGCCAAACAGGCCCAACAGTGTCGGCTTGGGCCTGACCATCGCCCATCGGGCGCTAGCGGCGCTCGGTGGAACGATCCAGGCATCCAATCGGCCCGAAGGCGGCCTGCGGATCAAGATCATGGTTCCATTCCCAGCGACAACCTAA
- a CDS encoding ABC transporter ATP-binding protein translates to MIAVDNLIFEYPGLRALDDVSFRVAPGSITALVGPNGAGKTTLLRCMAALEQPVSGAINIAGIDVLEHPRECHRIIGYLSDFFGLYQRLTVYQCLHYVARTQGIDDGGCDAAIIDVGRRLHIDDRLQMRPGELSRGLRQRVAIAQAIIHKPKLILLDEPASGLDPEARHELAELFLDLQRQGMTLLVSSHILAELEAYCTDMLVLRQGRIVEQVAIKSSTQHKPFKLLLAHPVANLAGVLQQLSQISLIKTEHDSLALVQIPDDVQQQYETLKALLALGLPVCEFAPAASNLQDAYLQTIRQPS, encoded by the coding sequence ATGATCGCTGTCGACAACTTGATTTTTGAATACCCCGGCCTGCGGGCTTTGGACGACGTTTCATTCCGAGTCGCGCCCGGCAGCATCACCGCGCTGGTCGGCCCCAACGGCGCCGGCAAAACCACGTTGCTGCGCTGCATGGCGGCCTTGGAACAGCCGGTCAGCGGCGCCATTAACATTGCCGGCATAGACGTCTTGGAGCATCCGCGCGAATGCCATCGCATCATCGGCTATTTATCGGATTTTTTCGGGCTGTATCAACGCTTGACGGTATACCAATGCCTACATTATGTGGCTCGGACCCAAGGTATAGACGACGGCGGTTGCGATGCGGCCATCATCGACGTCGGCCGCCGCCTGCATATCGATGACCGGCTGCAAATGCGCCCCGGCGAACTGTCGCGCGGCCTGCGCCAACGAGTGGCGATCGCCCAGGCCATCATCCACAAGCCCAAACTGATTCTGTTGGACGAACCGGCTTCCGGCTTGGACCCGGAAGCACGGCATGAACTGGCGGAGTTGTTTCTGGATTTGCAACGCCAGGGCATGACGCTGCTGGTATCCTCGCACATTCTGGCCGAACTGGAAGCCTATTGCACCGACATGTTGGTGCTGCGGCAGGGCCGCATCGTGGAGCAGGTAGCGATTAAAAGCAGCACTCAACACAAACCGTTCAAACTATTGTTGGCCCATCCGGTGGCTAATCTGGCCGGCGTATTGCAACAACTTAGCCAAATCAGCCTAATAAAAACCGAACACGATAGCCTGGCACTGGTGCAAATCCCGGACGACGTCCAACAGCAGTACGAGACCTTGAAAGCCCTGCTGGCCCTGGGCTTACCGGTCTGTGAATTCGCGCCCGCCGCCAGCAATCTGCAAGACGCCTATCTGCAAACCATCAGGCAACCGTCATGA
- a CDS encoding thiol-disulfide oxidoreductase DCC family protein, with amino-acid sequence MPSSAGTHQQGHTEQDKLIVYYDGACPKCIRDRETYQKLAGSSAEQVCWFDITGQENRLREQGIDPQKALSELHVREANGRIVSELDAYILLMNNVPVLKPLAWLIGLPLIRPLLAHLYHWLVNRRLRKRGLV; translated from the coding sequence ATGCCGTCAAGCGCCGGAACACATCAACAGGGCCATACCGAGCAGGATAAGCTGATAGTGTATTACGACGGCGCCTGCCCTAAATGCATACGCGACCGCGAGACTTACCAAAAACTGGCGGGTTCTTCGGCCGAACAGGTTTGCTGGTTCGACATCACCGGCCAGGAAAACCGATTGCGGGAACAGGGTATCGACCCGCAAAAGGCTTTGTCCGAATTACACGTCCGCGAAGCCAATGGCCGGATTGTTTCGGAACTGGATGCCTACATCCTGTTGATGAACAACGTACCAGTGCTAAAACCGCTGGCTTGGCTGATCGGTCTGCCGCTGATTCGGCCGTTGCTGGCCCATCTCTATCATTGGCTGGTCAACCGCCGTTTACGAAAAAGAGGGTTGGTTTGA
- a CDS encoding GNAT family N-acetyltransferase: protein MRDINDISERHAEVNGLNFREATALSQIETISRLAGEVWRHHYMPIIGSKQVEYMLDRFQSVDAIDSQIEAGLLYYLMLRGNQPLAYFAVLPSTEQKSLHISKLYVDPSQQHKGLGKRTLAFIEHQCRRRDLDQLWLTVNRHNHAAIGFYLRNGFVNTGSLVQDIGAGFVMDDFRMDKSLC, encoded by the coding sequence ATGCGAGATATCAATGACATAAGCGAACGGCATGCCGAGGTCAATGGTTTGAATTTCAGGGAGGCGACCGCGTTATCCCAGATAGAGACAATCAGTCGACTCGCCGGCGAAGTGTGGCGGCACCATTATATGCCGATAATCGGCTCGAAACAGGTCGAATATATGCTGGACCGTTTCCAAAGCGTCGACGCCATCGATAGCCAGATCGAAGCCGGCTTGCTTTATTATTTAATGCTGCGGGGAAATCAACCGCTGGCTTATTTCGCGGTGCTGCCGTCCACCGAACAAAAATCGCTACATATCAGCAAGCTCTATGTCGACCCATCCCAGCAACATAAGGGCTTGGGAAAACGGACCCTCGCCTTCATAGAGCATCAATGCCGTCGGCGGGATTTGGATCAACTTTGGCTGACCGTTAACCGCCACAATCACGCCGCCATCGGCTTTTATCTGCGCAATGGCTTCGTCAATACCGGCTCGTTGGTGCAAGACATCGGCGCCGGATTTGTGATGGACGACTTCAGAATGGATAAGAGCCTATGCTGA
- a CDS encoding zinc ribbon domain-containing protein YjdM: MSNLPKCPKCGSEYTYLDGSLYMCPECTHEWSADAQAAGSDDERVIKDANGNLLQDGDTITVIKDLKVKGSSLVVKVGTKVKNIRLVDGDHDIDCKIDGIGAMKLKSEFVKKV; this comes from the coding sequence ATGAGTAATCTGCCTAAATGCCCGAAATGCGGCTCCGAATATACTTATCTTGATGGAAGCCTGTACATGTGTCCGGAATGTACCCACGAATGGAGCGCGGATGCGCAAGCCGCCGGCTCGGACGATGAGCGCGTGATCAAGGATGCCAACGGTAATCTGCTGCAAGACGGCGATACCATTACCGTAATCAAGGACCTGAAAGTGAAAGGCTCGTCCTTGGTGGTCAAAGTCGGCACCAAAGTCAAAAATATCCGTTTAGTCGATGGCGACCATGACATCGATTGCAAAATCGACGGTATTGGCGCAATGAAGCTGAAATCGGAGTTTGTCAAAAAAGTTTGA
- a CDS encoding DUF2750 domain-containing protein, with protein sequence MRYEPYEDEYVAVPTMTDEELLEYFLYRILETDEVWGLKDGPQWITREINGRESLPVWPFKRFADEAAVAEWQNLKPSADSIEYFIYQTLNKKAMQGVTIEIMPRQSEAGCLISPQRLLTILEGTMHSAEYVLED encoded by the coding sequence ATGCGCTACGAACCTTACGAAGACGAATATGTCGCGGTACCTACCATGACGGATGAAGAGTTGCTGGAATATTTCCTGTATCGCATTCTGGAAACGGATGAAGTCTGGGGCTTGAAAGACGGCCCTCAGTGGATTACGCGCGAGATTAACGGCCGGGAAAGCTTGCCGGTCTGGCCGTTCAAGCGCTTTGCCGACGAGGCGGCGGTCGCCGAATGGCAAAATCTGAAGCCCAGCGCCGACTCAATCGAGTATTTTATCTATCAAACTTTGAATAAAAAGGCGATGCAGGGTGTGACGATAGAGATCATGCCGCGACAATCGGAGGCGGGGTGTCTGATCAGTCCGCAACGCTTGCTGACCATTCTGGAAGGAACGATGCATTCGGCCGAATATGTGCTGGAGGATTAA
- the queA gene encoding tRNA preQ1(34) S-adenosylmethionine ribosyltransferase-isomerase QueA, with protein MKKSDFNYHLPAELIAQKPLAQRSASRLLQLNRQTGVLHDGKFSDFIDMLDPKDLLVFNDTKVIPARLFASKSTGGKIEILIERIEDERQALAHVRASKSPKADAMLQLENGVQCRVLGREHDLFRLRFETELTLLDLLARVGHMPLPPYIDRPDDRDDLDRYQTVFAKQAGAVAAPTAGLHFDQPIMQALERKGIQTCFVTLHVGSGTFQPVRVEDLNQHVMHKEFFQVSENCVDAVRETKARGGRVVAIGTTAVRALESASVSGQLRAGCGDTQLFITPGYRFNTVDAMLTNFHLPESTLLMLISAFAGYDTVMNAYAHAIELRYRFFSYGDAMAIF; from the coding sequence ATGAAAAAAAGCGACTTCAACTATCATCTGCCGGCCGAATTGATTGCGCAAAAACCTTTGGCGCAACGAAGCGCCAGCCGGCTGTTGCAATTAAACCGGCAAACCGGCGTGTTGCATGACGGCAAGTTCAGCGACTTTATCGACATGCTGGATCCAAAGGATTTGTTGGTGTTTAACGATACCAAAGTCATCCCGGCCCGTTTGTTTGCCAGTAAATCGACCGGGGGCAAGATCGAAATTTTGATCGAGCGCATCGAAGATGAACGCCAGGCTTTGGCGCATGTCAGGGCCAGTAAATCGCCCAAGGCCGATGCCATGTTGCAACTGGAAAATGGCGTGCAATGCCGGGTTTTGGGCCGGGAGCATGATTTGTTCCGCTTACGGTTCGAAACCGAACTGACCCTGCTGGACTTGTTGGCTCGGGTCGGCCACATGCCGTTACCGCCTTATATCGACAGGCCGGACGATCGTGACGATTTGGATCGTTATCAAACCGTGTTTGCCAAACAGGCCGGCGCGGTCGCCGCGCCCACCGCCGGCCTGCATTTCGATCAGCCTATCATGCAGGCCTTGGAGCGCAAAGGCATCCAAACCTGTTTTGTAACCTTGCATGTCGGCAGCGGTACCTTTCAGCCGGTGCGGGTCGAGGATTTGAATCAGCATGTGATGCACAAGGAGTTTTTCCAGGTATCGGAAAATTGCGTCGATGCGGTCAGGGAAACCAAAGCCCGAGGCGGGCGAGTGGTGGCAATCGGCACCACGGCGGTGCGGGCATTGGAGTCGGCATCGGTTTCCGGCCAGTTGCGGGCCGGATGCGGCGATACTCAACTGTTCATCACGCCGGGTTACCGCTTCAACACGGTCGATGCGATGTTGACCAATTTTCATCTACCGGAGTCCACCCTGCTGATGCTGATTTCGGCCTTTGCCGGCTACGATACGGTGATGAATGCCTATGCGCACGCGATAGAGCTGCGCTACCGTTTTTTCAGCTATGGCGATGCGATGGCGATTTTTTAG
- a CDS encoding response regulator transcription factor produces the protein MTSILIIDDDVELAGLFKDYLEREGFSVTTAHDGLTGLNLALSDQYALAVLDIMLPDIKGTEILARIRQQSQMPIMMFTAKGDDVDRIIGLEAGADDYVPKPCTPRELVARIRAILRRIETVNDKDLQDGPICAGPLQIWSGKRRASWFDRELELTSTEFELLETLAINVGHVVSKNELSEKGLGRPLARFDRSIDVHMSSIRQKLGHQSDGRSYIQTVRGKGYQLVSD, from the coding sequence GTGACCAGCATTTTGATCATTGATGACGACGTCGAACTGGCCGGCTTATTCAAGGACTATCTGGAACGGGAAGGATTTAGCGTAACCACCGCCCACGATGGCTTGACCGGCCTGAATTTGGCGTTATCGGATCAGTATGCGCTGGCAGTGCTCGACATTATGTTGCCGGATATCAAAGGCACGGAAATTTTGGCGCGCATCCGCCAGCAAAGCCAGATGCCGATAATGATGTTTACCGCCAAGGGCGACGATGTCGACCGCATTATCGGCCTGGAAGCCGGCGCCGATGATTATGTCCCCAAACCCTGCACGCCGCGCGAATTGGTGGCGCGGATCAGAGCCATATTACGGCGCATCGAAACGGTCAACGATAAAGACTTACAGGATGGACCGATTTGCGCCGGACCGTTGCAAATCTGGAGCGGCAAGCGCAGGGCATCCTGGTTCGACCGGGAGCTGGAGCTAACCAGCACCGAATTCGAATTACTGGAAACCTTGGCGATCAACGTCGGCCATGTCGTCAGCAAGAACGAATTGTCGGAAAAAGGTTTGGGCAGGCCGTTGGCGCGTTTTGACCGCAGCATTGATGTACATATGAGCAGCATTCGGCAAAAGTTGGGCCACCAAAGCGATGGCCGCTCATACATTCAGACCGTGCGCGGCAAGGGCTATCAATTGGTTAGTGATTAA
- a CDS encoding alpha/beta hydrolase, whose product MIILANKPRSAVVLFSLCLLLTGCAPVMMGSGPMTGIDRLTDSAFITADGAELPFSSWPASSPKAIVIALHGFNDYRRFFSSTAEYLQQQQISCYAYDQRGFGASPNTGIWAGSDTYARDLAKFTSLIKAQHPGVPVYLLGESMGGAIILDAMTRSQKPEVAGIILSAPAVWGRQTMPWYQTSLLWTLSYTLPWLTLTGQGLEIMPSDNIEMLRALGRDPLVIKQTRVDALYGLTNLMDSALNSAEKLQTDTLLLYGKKDQIVPPEPTRLFIGTMLAEQPENKTIAYYDNGYHMLLRDLQAPLIWRDIAHWIFNAKSRLPSGADQNSSELVQLQNAGYSEN is encoded by the coding sequence ATGATCATCCTCGCAAATAAACCCCGTTCTGCGGTGGTATTGTTTTCACTATGCTTGCTGTTAACCGGCTGCGCGCCGGTGATGATGGGTTCCGGCCCGATGACCGGCATCGACCGCTTGACCGATAGCGCCTTTATCACGGCGGATGGCGCGGAACTACCGTTCAGCAGTTGGCCAGCGTCCAGTCCCAAGGCCATCGTGATTGCCCTGCATGGATTCAATGATTATCGCCGGTTTTTTAGTTCAACCGCCGAATATTTGCAACAACAGCAAATATCGTGCTATGCCTATGATCAGCGCGGTTTCGGCGCAAGCCCGAATACCGGCATCTGGGCCGGCAGCGACACCTATGCACGGGATTTGGCCAAGTTTACCTCGCTGATCAAAGCCCAGCATCCCGGCGTACCGGTGTATTTGCTGGGTGAAAGCATGGGTGGTGCTATTATCCTCGATGCGATGACCCGTTCGCAAAAACCGGAGGTGGCGGGCATTATTTTGTCCGCGCCGGCGGTTTGGGGTCGGCAAACCATGCCCTGGTATCAGACCTCGTTGCTGTGGACCTTATCGTATACCCTGCCTTGGCTGACTTTGACCGGCCAGGGACTGGAGATTATGCCGTCGGATAATATAGAAATGCTCAGAGCGCTCGGCCGCGATCCGCTGGTGATCAAGCAGACGCGGGTTGACGCCCTCTACGGTCTGACTAACCTGATGGATAGCGCGTTGAACTCGGCGGAAAAACTGCAGACGGATACCTTGTTGCTATACGGTAAGAAAGACCAAATTGTACCGCCCGAACCGACCAGATTGTTTATTGGCACGATGCTGGCCGAGCAGCCCGAGAACAAGACTATCGCCTATTATGATAACGGCTACCACATGCTGTTACGCGATTTGCAGGCACCTTTGATCTGGCGGGATATTGCCCACTGGATATTCAATGCCAAATCCCGACTGCCTTCCGGCGCGGATCAAAACAGCAGCGAATTAGTCCAGCTACAAAACGCCGGTTACAGTGAAAACTAG
- a CDS encoding KTSC domain-containing protein, translating to MKMQSIKSSTIDVVGYDEKTHKMRVSFRHDPAREFCHVPEQTFQAFINARSKNRFYKRHIQDAYPC from the coding sequence ATGAAAATGCAATCGATTAAATCCAGCACTATTGATGTAGTCGGCTATGATGAAAAAACCCATAAAATGCGGGTTTCGTTCAGGCATGATCCCGCCAGGGAGTTTTGCCACGTACCGGAGCAGACATTTCAGGCATTTATCAATGCTCGCTCCAAAAACCGCTTTTATAAGCGTCATATTCAGGATGCTTACCCCTGCTGA